The window AAGCGCAACAACGGCGGCTGGACTGTCAGCATCAAGGACGTCAACAGCGGCAATACCCGTGAGGTCGATGCGAAATTCGTCTTCCTCGGCGCCGGTGGCGCTGCACTGCCGCTGCTGCAAGCGTCGGGCATCGAAGAAAGCAAAGGCTTCGGCGGCTTCCCGATCAGTGGCCAGTGGCTGCGTTGCGACAACCCGGAAGTGGTCAAGCACCACCAGGCCAAGGTTTACAGCCAGGCAGCGGTGGGTTCGCCTCCAATGTCCGTGCCGCATCTGGACACCCGAGTAGTCGATGGCAAGAAGTCCCTGCTGTTCGGACCTTACGCCGGTTTCACCACCAAGTTCCTCAAACACGGTTCCTTCATGGACCTGCCGATGTCGGTTCGCGCCGGCAACATCGGCCCGATGCTGGCCGTGGCGAAAAACAACATGGACCTGACCAAGTACCTGGTCAGCGAAGTGATGCAGTCGATGGAACAGCGCCTGGAATCCTTGCGTCGCTTCTATCCACTGGCGAAAGCCGAAGACTGGCGCCTGGAAGTGGCTGGCCAACGGGTGCAGATCATCAAGAAAGACCCGAAAAAGGGCGGCGTTCTGCAGTTCGGTACCGAACTGGTCGCGGCCAAGGACGGTAGCCTTGCTGCCCTGCTCGGCGCGTCGCCAGGTGCGTCGGTGACCGTTTCGATCATGCTGGAACTGATCGAAAAATGCTTCCCGAACAAAGCGTCCGGTGAATGGGCTGCCAAACTGGCGGAAATCTTCCCGGCTCGGGAAAAAGTCCTGGAAACCGACGCTGCGCTATATCGCAAGATCAATGTGCAGAACAACGTCGCGCTGGAACTGGTTGAAGCCAGCAACGAGACCGAAAGCTACGCTTGATTCGGCTCCATAAAAAACGCCCCGTTCTCTTTGAGAGCGGGGCGTTTTTTTATGCGGTGAAACAATCATTGTGGCGAGGGAGCTTGCTCCCGCTTGAGTGCGCAGCGCTCACAAAAATCTGCGTCGTTCGCAGAATTTTGGGGCCGCTCCGCAGCCCAGCGGGAGCAAGCTCCCTCGCCACAAATGTCGGTGTGTTGACGTTAACCGCGAGCCTTTTCGATCAATTCGATGTACTCGGCCGCATTACGCTGATCCTTGATCAGGGCGACGAAGTCATTGCCGTGCTCATCCTTGCCGTTCAGATCCAGACCGGCTTCGACGAAGAACGTCAGGAAACGTTCGAAGTCATCGATGCGCAGGCCGCGATAGGCCTTGATCAGTTTGTGCAGCGACGGCGACGTGGCGTCGACCGGTTCGAAATCGAGGAACAGCTTGATCTGCTCATCGCCGATCTCGTCACCAATCACTTGCTTCTTATCTTTACGCATTGCCGACTCCAGCTCGCAGACATTTCACGGGGCGGGCAGTTTACCCCTCCCTTGCCACCGGGCTCAACGCGGACGAACAGCGCCCGTGTGCAGATCGGCCCAGACATGACCGTTGGCGTAGCTGAGGAACTGGCAATACACCGTGTCATTGCGCAACAAGTCGATCACCACTCGGTACTGCGCCATCGGGTAAAACAGCGTCAGGGTTTTGCTCTTGTCGTCGTAGATCGGCTTTTTCAGGCTTTTGCTTTCACCATCGAAATTGACCAGCACCTGGCTGATGGTCGCACCCTTGTTCAAGGATTTGCCCTTGAGTCGGATCAGCAACGGCGACGTGACCGGGATCGGCTGCTGGTTGGACTGGCGTTGACTGCCGACCACTACCGAGTACTCGGTAACCTGCAACAACTGTTGCTGCTCGGGCTCCGCGTCACGCAGGGTGAGGTCATCGGGGGGCAGGAACTGCGCGTGCATCGGCACCGGGGCGGCCGCCAGAGGCAGGCTGACAGTCAGCAACAGGGCGGCGCAGCTGCGGATTAAAAGGCTCATGACAGGCTCCCAAGGCGAAGCCGAGCACTCTAGCATGAGGATCAACCGCGCGAATTGGCGATATGGGTCAATACTTCGCAGGGTGAAGCTGGCCATACTGAAAGAGCTTTCAGCCGTCGTTCAACGGTGCGCCATCTACCGTGGAGTGCTCATGTCGTTCTCCGTTCCCCCGTTGTTCGCCGCCTGGCGTCAGACCTGGCGCGCTGGTTACTCCCTCAGACGCTTACGCGGCGACATCAGCGCCGGGGTAACGGTAGGGATTATCGCCATCCCGCTGGCCATGGCGCTGGCGATTGCCGTGGGTGTACCGCCTCAGCATGGGTTGTATACGGTGCTGATCGCGGCGCCCCTGATCGCCCTGACAGGAGGTTCACGTTTCAATGTCAGTGGGCCGACCGCTGCCTTCGTGGTCATTCTGTTACCCATCACCCAACAATATGGCCTGGGCGGTTTGCTGCTGTGCACCATGCTGGCCGGCGTCATTCTCATAGCCTTGGGGCTGATCCGAGCCGGGCGGTTGATCCAGTACATTCCGTATCCGGTTACCCTGGGTTTTACCGCCGGGATCGGCATTGTCATCGCAACCCTGCAATTGAAGGATTTTCTGGGCCTGAACACTCCCGGCCAGGCAGAGCACTACATCGAACAGTTGGGTGTACTGATTCTGGCCTTGCCCAGCGCCCGGTTGGGGGACGGGATCATCGGCATCAGCTGCCTGGCGGTTCTGATTGTCTGGCCACGGTGGGTGCCGAGGATTCCGGGGCATCTGGTGGCGCTGACCATCGGCGCGCTCCTGGGGTTGGCGCTGGAGCACGGCGGGCTGCCGGTGGCGACATTGGGCGAGCGTTTCAGCTATATGGTCGAAGGCGTCAGCCATCCCGGGATTCCGCCGTTTCTACCGAGCTTCGATTGGCCGTGGAATCTTCCCGGCCCGGACGGCCAGCCTTTGCACCTGTCTTACGATCTGATTCGTCAGCTACTCGCACCGGCGTTCGCCATTGCCATGCTCGGGGCCATCGAATCCTTGCTGTGTGCGGTGGTGGCGGATGGCATGACCGGCAGCAAACACGATCCGAATGCAGAACTGCTGGGCCAGGGCCTGGGCAACCTGATCGCACCACTGTTCGGCGGCATTACCGCCACGGCGGCGATCGCCCGCAGTGCCACCAACGTGCGCAGCGGAGCGTTTTCGCCATTGGCGGCCATTATTCACAGTGCTGTGGTGCTGCTGGCGATACTCGTCCTCGCACCGCTTTTCAGCTATCTGCCGATGGCTGCTCTGGCCGCGTTGCTGGTGATGGTGGCGTGGAACATGAGCGAGGCCCGGCACGTGCTGCATACCTTGCGCATCGCGCCCCGCAGCGATGTGCTGGTGTTGCTGACCTGCCTGAGCCTGACGGTGTTGTTCGACATGGTGATGGCTGTCGCCGTCGGCCTGCTGCTGGCCGCCGGTCTGTTCATCAAGCGCATGAGCGACCTCACGGACACCGCCGAACTGCCTCGCGAATTCCATCAAGCCTTACGGGATATGCCGGAGCATGTTCGTTGTTATGCGATACGCGGGCCGCTGTTTTTCGGTGCCGCCGAAAAAGCCCTGGGCGTGCTGCGCAAATTCAGTCCGGAGGTCAAAGTGGTGATCGTCGAGATGAGCGCCGTGCCCATGCTGGACATGACGGCACTGGCTGCCTTCGACAATATCCTGAGGGATTACCGCACCGACGGCATCGGCCTGATTCTGGTAGGAACCGCTCCACGGGTACGCCTGAAACTCAGGCGCGCGGGGATTCATCGGGAGCAGCGCCAGTTGGCCTATGTGAATAATCTGGAACAGGCTCGACGCAAAAGCGAACGCTGGCTCGCCGGACAGGACTGAGCGCGCAGTTCAAGCAAACTGCGCGGACAGTCACCCCATTCACATGCCTTTAACGGCAAAAATCCCGTTGGCGTTACGCCAGTAGCCTTTGTAGTCCATGCCGTAACCGAAGATGTAACGGTCGATGCATGGCAGGCCGACGAA of the Pseudomonas frederiksbergensis genome contains:
- the mqo gene encoding malate dehydrogenase (quinone), with the protein product MAHNEAVDVVLVGAGIMSATLAVLLKELDPAIKLEVVELMDSGAAESSNPWNNAGTGHAGLCELNYTPQAADGTVDIKKAVHINTQFEVSKQFWSYLTRKSTFGSCKTFISPVPHLSFVQGDDGVSFLKERFKTLSKHHAFSDMEYTEDKATMAEWMPLMMPGRPADEVVAATRVMNGTDVNFGALTNQLLKHLTSAPDAQVKYCKRVTGLKRNNGGWTVSIKDVNSGNTREVDAKFVFLGAGGAALPLLQASGIEESKGFGGFPISGQWLRCDNPEVVKHHQAKVYSQAAVGSPPMSVPHLDTRVVDGKKSLLFGPYAGFTTKFLKHGSFMDLPMSVRAGNIGPMLAVAKNNMDLTKYLVSEVMQSMEQRLESLRRFYPLAKAEDWRLEVAGQRVQIIKKDPKKGGVLQFGTELVAAKDGSLAALLGASPGASVTVSIMLELIEKCFPNKASGEWAAKLAEIFPAREKVLETDAALYRKINVQNNVALELVEASNETESYA
- a CDS encoding PA4642 family protein, yielding MRKDKKQVIGDEIGDEQIKLFLDFEPVDATSPSLHKLIKAYRGLRIDDFERFLTFFVEAGLDLNGKDEHGNDFVALIKDQRNAAEYIELIEKARG
- the dauA gene encoding C4-dicarboxylic acid transporter DauA produces the protein MSFSVPPLFAAWRQTWRAGYSLRRLRGDISAGVTVGIIAIPLAMALAIAVGVPPQHGLYTVLIAAPLIALTGGSRFNVSGPTAAFVVILLPITQQYGLGGLLLCTMLAGVILIALGLIRAGRLIQYIPYPVTLGFTAGIGIVIATLQLKDFLGLNTPGQAEHYIEQLGVLILALPSARLGDGIIGISCLAVLIVWPRWVPRIPGHLVALTIGALLGLALEHGGLPVATLGERFSYMVEGVSHPGIPPFLPSFDWPWNLPGPDGQPLHLSYDLIRQLLAPAFAIAMLGAIESLLCAVVADGMTGSKHDPNAELLGQGLGNLIAPLFGGITATAAIARSATNVRSGAFSPLAAIIHSAVVLLAILVLAPLFSYLPMAALAALLVMVAWNMSEARHVLHTLRIAPRSDVLVLLTCLSLTVLFDMVMAVAVGLLLAAGLFIKRMSDLTDTAELPREFHQALRDMPEHVRCYAIRGPLFFGAAEKALGVLRKFSPEVKVVIVEMSAVPMLDMTALAAFDNILRDYRTDGIGLILVGTAPRVRLKLRRAGIHREQRQLAYVNNLEQARRKSERWLAGQD